TCTCCTACTGATTTAAAAACGCCTGTTGCGTTGTTCATCTCAGAAACAAGATTGGAAAACATTTCTTCGCATTGTGCAGCCTTGCGCTGCAAATTTGACAATATGTCCGCCTCGCCCTCGCTTGATACGACATCAACTTCCACGACGCGCTTTTGTCCAAATCTCCAGCATCGACGCAAAGATTGATAATATTGCTCGAACGAGTGCGACGGGAAATATACCACGCGGTTGCAGTGTTGGTAGTTTAAACCCCACGCGCCTATCTTAGGCTTTGTAATTAATACGCGGTATTTACCCTTTGCAAATCCGATAAGTCGTTCCTCTTTTGCCTCATCGCTATCAGATCCAGCAACCTCAACGGCGTCTGGTATTAGCCTCCTAAGCTCTTTACCCTCGTCGTTAAGGTGGCACCAGAGTATAACCGGCTCACTAGTATTGTTGGCCAACTCAGCAGCACGCTCGCATCTCTCGTTCAAAGTTCTCCTGCGTTCTTCGCGTTGCTCGGATAGTCCGTGCGCTGGCAGTGAAAAGAGCATACCATCAGGAGACGTTCGAGCGCTGACTACATGCTGTCGCTCAGTTAGTCCGGGTAGTGCAAATTTACCGTCACTAAAGCCTAAGTCTGAAGGTTTGCGACATGCCCTAGCCCACGTTGTCACCCATCGCCAAAATGGCAACTCTGCATGACCCTTAAGCCGCCACTTAATAACCTCACCCCTCATGCGCCCCGACGCGCTGTTGTTAAGGTCGTTTTTGAAAAACTTATTCAGCATATCCATGTAGCCAAGATACCCAAGCGCTTCGCTTGATGTTCCCAGCTCAATGAAATCATTGGGCGCGGCTGTTGCC
Above is a genomic segment from Pseudomonadales bacterium containing:
- a CDS encoding helicase, translated to MSMNYEDFLSKKAQEGASHGFEPVFMPEQAFDFQESLINWAVSKGRGALFADCGLGKTLMELAWAENVFRKTGGNVLIVTCLAVAAQMVEEAEKFNFSVKRSSDGSVGKGITITNYERLHLFNPQDFAGVVCDESSILKNFKGSRKQDITDFLRKRPYRLLATATAAPNDFIELGTSSEALGYLGYMDMLNKFFKNDLNNSASGRMRGEVIKWRLKGHAELPFWRWVTTWARACRKPSDLGFSDGKFALPGLTERQHVVSARTSPDGMLFSLPAHGLSEQREERRRTLNERCERAAELANNTSEPVILWCHLNDEGKELRRLIPDAVEVAGSDSDEAKEERLIGFAKGKYRVLITKPKIGAWGLNYQHCNRVVYFPSHSFEQYYQSLRRCWRFGQKRVVEVDVVSSEGEADILSNLQRKAAQCEEMFSNLVSEMNNATGVFKSVGDKQVIAPNWL